The sequence GGCTGTACTCGTGGCGGGCGCCCGAGGGGCGGAAGCTGAACTACCTGGAGTGGATTCTCACGCGGGACAACCACGTGAAGGAGGTGAAGCTCTTCGGGTTGGGGCCGCTGGTGCTGGGGCGGTACCGCACGCTGTTCCAGAAGTTCTTCACGGAAGACCGGGCGCTGGCCTTCAAGCGGATGGCGTGGGGACTGGGGCTGGGGCTGTTGTCGCTGGCGGCCTTCTACGGCTGCTACCTGTACGTGGCGGGCCGCGCGGCGGGCGGGGCGATTTCGGTGGGTGACATGGTGCTGTACCTGAGCGTGTTCCGTCAGGGGCAGGCGGCGTTCCAGGGCATCCTGACGAGCATCGGCTCCATGTACGAGGACGCGCTCTTCATGAGCAACCTCTTCATGTACCTGGACATCCCGACGGGCGGGGAGACAGCGCGGGTGTTGCCGCCGAAGTCCGCTGCGTCCGGGCACCAGAACGCCATCGAGCTGCGGAACCTGTCGTTCCGCTACCCGGGCAAGGACGCGTGGGCGCTGAAGGGCGTGAATCTGACGCTGAGGCCGGGGCAGAAGCTGGCGCTGGTGGGAGAGAACGGAGCGGGGAAGAGCACGCTGGTGAAGCTGCTGTTGCGCCTCTACGAGCCGACGGAGGGGGAGATTCTCTACGGCGGCGTGAATGTGCAGGACATGGACGTGGAGGATTTGCGGCGCCGCTTCGGGGCGGTGTTCCAGGACTTCGTGCGCTACCAGTTCAACGTGGCGGAGAACATCGGGCTGGGGCACGTGCCGGCGCTGGACGACAGGAACCGGATTGTGAGGGCGGCGGAGGAGGGTGGGGCGAGCACGGTGATTGCGGCGCTGCCGAACCAGTACGACACGATGTTGGGCGGGTGGTTCGAGAAGGGGCAGGAGCTGTCGTCGGGGCAGTGGCAGAAGCTGGCGGTGGCGCGGGCCTTCATGCGGGACGACGCGGAGGTGCTGATTCTGGACGAGCCGACGGCGAGCATCGACGCGGAGGCCGAGCACGCGCTGTTCGAGCGCTTCCAGGCGCTGGCGGCGGACCGGATTGCGATTGTGATTTCCCACCGCTTCAGCACGGTGCGCATGGCGGACCAGATTGCCGTGCTCCACAACGGGAACGTGGAGGAACTGGGGAGCCACGACGAGCTGATGGCGAAGGACGGGCGCTACGCGCACCTGTTCCGGTTGCAGGCGCGCGGGTACAGGGACTGAGCGGCCCTTGCGCTGACCTGTTCTCCAGTGCAGGTTGTGTCCATGCCGCGCCGTTTCAACATCGCGGGCCCCTGCCGCCCGGACTGGCACTACATGATTCCCGCCGAGCGCCGGCTTCCCGAGGCGCCGGGGCTGGTGGAGCAGCTCGGCTACTTCGTGGTCCACGCGCCCCGGCAGACAGGGAAGACCACGGCGCTCCGTGCGCTGGCGGAGCAGTTGACGGCTTCCGGCCGTTACGCCGCGCTCTACTTCTCGTGTGAAGTCGGTGAGGCGGCGGGTGATGACTTCGGTGAGGCACAGCGGGCCATCCTGGCGAACCTGCGGCTCAGCGCGGGGCACTCGCTTCCGCCCGAGCTTCAGCCTCCACCCTTTCCCGAGGCTCCCGACAGCCTGCTGTTGGGCACGGCGCTGTCAGCCTGGGCGGGCGTCTGCCCACGCCCGCTGGTGCTGTTCCTTGACGAGATTGATGCGCTGCGGGGCCAGAGCCTCATCAGTGTGCTGCGCCAGTTGCGGAGTGGTTTCCCCAACAGGCCGCATGCCTTTCCCGCGTCCGTCGTCCTGTGTGGCCTGCGGGACGTGCGCGACTACAAGGCTGCCAGTGGAGGCGATGCCGACCGGCTCGGTACGGCGAGTCCTTTCAACATCAAGCTCGCCTCACTTCGTCTCGGAGACTTCGACGCAGGGGAAGTGGCTGAGCTGTATCGACAGCACACGGTGGACAGCGGCCAGGTTTTCACGGAGCAGGCCATTGCGCGTGCTTTCGAGCTGACCGCTGGCCAG comes from Pyxidicoccus parkwaysis and encodes:
- a CDS encoding ABC transporter ATP-binding protein; its protein translation is MSPRPPASPVPQSLLARLKNTGSLFRQLPGTFRLFWQASPRMAVLLGALTLVAALLPAAIAWVGKLIVDTVVAASKGSVEARSHVYGLVGLEFGLMLGSAVVERGLTLTRELLRANLGNLLNERILQKALELELRHFEDSDTYDKMQNARREASSRPLSLVMQVFSIVRNGITLSTFAALLIALSPWSVAVLMAASVPAFIAEARLAAEGFRLYSWRAPEGRKLNYLEWILTRDNHVKEVKLFGLGPLVLGRYRTLFQKFFTEDRALAFKRMAWGLGLGLLSLAAFYGCYLYVAGRAAGGAISVGDMVLYLSVFRQGQAAFQGILTSIGSMYEDALFMSNLFMYLDIPTGGETARVLPPKSAASGHQNAIELRNLSFRYPGKDAWALKGVNLTLRPGQKLALVGENGAGKSTLVKLLLRLYEPTEGEILYGGVNVQDMDVEDLRRRFGAVFQDFVRYQFNVAENIGLGHVPALDDRNRIVRAAEEGGASTVIAALPNQYDTMLGGWFEKGQELSSGQWQKLAVARAFMRDDAEVLILDEPTASIDAEAEHALFERFQALAADRIAIVISHRFSTVRMADQIAVLHNGNVEELGSHDELMAKDGRYAHLFRLQARGYRD